The following nucleotide sequence is from Mytilus edulis chromosome 13, xbMytEdul2.2, whole genome shotgun sequence.
ttggggcccttttataatttgctgttcggtgtgagccaaggctccgtgttgaaggctgtactttgacgtAATCTACTggttcatttgttttttaaattgtgacttcGGTGCAGaattgtctcactggcactcataccacaacttcttatatctacattgTACATGCATAAAATGTATAGTATAAAACGGTAAATCAAGTTatcatttgtttaaataaaaggAGTTGCGAAGTATATACATTCTCATTTTAAAAAGCAGTATCAATGAATATCTTTTTAATATATCAAACTACAAATACATTGCCTAGTCCTAGGAGGGGCCAGATTTGCTGGATATTCCTCAATTGTAGGTGagtaaaatggctaaaaaaaacccaactcatACCAAAATAATATTTGCTTTAGATAATTGAACAATACTTGCCTTTTCCTGAATATAGGTCACTGAAATTGTAAATAATACCTCGAAGCACAGTATTGTTTATGTTATACACTTTGATAAGATTTGGATCTATAACAGAACATATCCGATACAAGactattgaatttatattcacaaagtgatttatttttatgcattttccttttttcctgttttaacaaaaaaaacaatggtTACCTTAATATACTAAAAAGCTTACTATTAATATAAAGCAATTCGATAAATTCGAATGGAATGTCAAGTTATGAAACTAAAAAGATACAGTTGGTACCAGTGTAATTAATCATAAAACTATAGGATAAATGTCCGATACGGAAAAGTATTAATTAtagaaacaattaaaacaaaatgtagcTCTATATAATTATCTTACCAATTAATATTACCTGAAACATTATTGaagtaaattaagattttttggGTCGCGGATAGGTAGACGTTGAATGCACATAATCACATTACCCTCAGATATTGCTTTTCTTTCAACCACTACCCAATATAGTGGGAGATATTGTAGagataattgtgcaaatcgtgatacaagcatgtaAAGAGGTTGACTAAacgatgattaaaaaaaatcagctgctggccataaaactttttcattttttcaagatggccaccgcgCATTTTAAaaatggcgtcatatccaatTCATTACATTTCGTAAATCCGTTGAAAGCTTTGCTATAGGTATAATTCAAAGTCAATTTTAATAAAACGTAAATAACAGTTCCTAAAGTACgataaaataatacataaatgacGAAAAAgttacttccggtaaaaaaaaatgGCGGCAATGACGTTTAAAATGGCTACGTTTCGTATATCCTATAAAAGCTGTGTGTTTAGGTTTAATACAAAGTATGGTTTGATAAAACGAAAATaacttccggttccaaaatggtGGTAAAAACGTTGAAAACGGCTATATTTCGTAAGTCCCTTGAAAGCTGTGTTGTAGGTATAATCCAATGcaagttttgataaaacgtaGATTACTGTTCCTTAAGTACGATGACACAATACATTCACGACGAAAAAGTAAtttccggttccaaaatggcgACAAAAACGTTTaaagtttcattattttttcattttcttctaaTTTAAAAGAGTTATCACTTAATTTGTTAAGTTAAAATACCTAATTTGGTTAGAAAAAAGATAGTTTGCATTCCGTAATATTATCTGTCAGTTGCTAACACAAACGCATACAAGGTAGGCATATATATGGAATCGTTTACAGTTATCAACAACGCTTGAATTTTTGCATCCGCTTTTCAAAAGATTCTGATCTGATACGAGGGTGCAATTGCAGCCAAAGAAGTTcattttggtttccaactgtcaGTGCTTGTTTTTCTTTCATCCAAACCCAGTGTTTATGACTTGGTACATTGTATGTGTACCTGTCGAATGCACACATCCGGTTGAGCCCACTTTGATATGCTTCTCTTTCGATGTGAGCCGGAAGAGACCATCTTGTAGGGGGAATATCATCATAAGGGCGCTGCTTCCTGACAAATGATTCAAATTGTGCCTTGTTAACAGCAAGTGTTGATATTGCCGTACATAATGCAAGCAAATGCTTTTATGATGTCCATGTCTCTGCCTTCATACAAAACTAAAGCGAGCAACAACATTCTTAACATCTGGAAATATTTCCAATGTCTGCCAAGCTGACCTATTCACTTTCCCACCAAATGCTGACACAGTGTCACATTCACAGAATGCATGGAAGGAAATAATAGCAGCTGCACAAGGACCAATCACATTTGATATGTCATATACATGAAGCCATCGAAAGTCTTTATTTCCTCAAAAACCTATCCACACTTTGTCCATACCTTATACTGCGAGATCTGCAATACTAATACTACTACATCTGTATCAGTACTACTTAAAATTACTTTTATCAACCATCTTCCGTAGGAAGCTTATCATGGACAAACATACGTGTATCTGCTTGTTCTTGGTTATAAAGGGATAGCTGGGAAGTATccgtattgaaattgcaaagaacaTTTCACCTTGAGTAACATAACAACAATTATAAGTCTCTAAAGAAGCAATTCTGTCGGCAACAAACTTGATTCATTCCGTTTTGTTGCCATCTACACAAAGAAAACCACTCCAAATCCCTGGCGTTCTATTAGAACCAACAACTTTCAGTCTAGCACCAGCACCTTGCATTTTTCGCGGTCCAGCCTTTAAATGATCAAATACAGTGTCTTCTCTTCAATACTTATCGGTGCAAGATTTTATGTGAGGCAGTATGACATCCATTGCATAATCACCAAAAAGTTTTGCATGTGGTGGCTTGGAATTGACCATTGCTGACCACCAATCGGTTAATGCGTCAGAATTTGGATCAGTTGATTGCAAATCGCACAATGTTTCAAGTATACCCATTTGCTGcgatttaataactttttaaagtGACATCCGTAGACAAAAACAGAGAAGTAATTTTGTTTTCATGGATAAAGAAATCTTCCAAGTCAAACTGTCTACTTTGACAAGAAATAAAAAGTCTAGAAAAGAGATCGCAATAACTTTTCATGTTCTTCAACTTTGGTTTTTGACATTGCCATTTCCAGTTTCATTTTATGGCTACAATAGGAAATTGTTCTTTTTTATCTGCTTATAGAATGCAGATTTTCTTTCGTTTTGCATTTACTTAAAAAGATCTTCGAATTGTTCGGAcccaatatcttggagtttatatACATATCTCACCTGCCTCCGAGTCAATTATTTTCTTTGTACAAATCTTACGACTGTTCTAGAAGAAAGTAAAATCAGAAGATGGATTTTCAAACTCGGTCATCACTTTAGAAAGCCTttgacactttaaaaaaaaatcattttgtgttTTCGTTAGAGTTTTCATGATGTCGTCCATCTGTTTTAGAATGACTAAAACCACTATTTCGTTCAAAATCATCTACCAGTCTACTGATATCCATCCATCCATCGTCTCAAGGCGATCTTCGGTGGTACCAACATCGCTCTTctcaattgcattattctgtatttgtgcctgatcaattgtgatataagaaaaaaaccttctggtcttacgtacagtgaaattacCATTGTCACCTTGTTGTAAATGCTCGTGAAGGCAAGTCATATCTCGGAGATGGATCCGTAACCGCCAAACATACTTTTCATAATCTGGACCAACAAATTACGGTATCATGCTTGATATGGACTGTTTGTTATGTACGATATCTGACTCATACAATGGGCGTACCACCGAAAGaacaaaagtttttaattcaCAATTATACAATTGAACAACAAATATTAAACTGTGGTCAAGATGACTGTCTTTCCTTGCACCAGTCTATCAAATAATCGAACAACACAGAGTCATTAATTGTTCAAGCAAAACACACGCAGTTATCCTATTCGCATGTCTATACCTAGGTTTATTTGAATATATCTGAAAATAATGTGACTCTAGGTGTTGCAATGTCGGCTTCAGTTAGGCACAAGTCCATCTATTTTCAGGCAATATATCCCCATGAATTTTAAAACAAGCCATTTTAATGTACTTTCCACCAAACAAAACGATAACCTTATCTTCTCCGTACAAATCTGGCCATTCATACTGAACTTACTTACCCAATACTAAAAGTGGTTGATCTGCAGCTATAATTGATGTTTGGCCAGGATTTTGAAAGTTTAACCACTTTGTTTCACCTATCCATCGTATGATTGATCAATTCAACTGAATGGGCATGTTTTCAAACAGTGGCATCATAGAAATTACAGTTATTGAATAGAAGAGTATAATTTTTAGAGGAATGAAATGACAACCAaaatatgtttatgaaattcaaatCCTCCTCTGTTACATGAACTATGATTTACATTTGTGTGCCCTGGTAGTAGGTGCAAATCGCTCTGTATGTCTATAAATAGATTACACATGCGCAAAATTGATAAACGCATTTTTTTCATAACCTTAAATAATTTTATCAAACCAATtcataataacattaaaaatcaaaaagcaccaagtaaatagtaaatagttcaaatgtttatGTGTGagttttgttacattttcgcaCATGCGCAAAACCATGAAGAGTCAAATATGTATTTCTATTAAATACGTCAAATGCAAGGAATGTCGCAACCAAACCATAAACTATTTTTCGCCAAAAGAAGGTCAAGGAACAAGTTGTGtacaaaaataagtatttttgaacTCGAAAAAACAGCCATGTTTGAAAAAGGACGTGGCCATctttaaaacatgattttgtttCATCCagcagttttttcttaaaaagtatataataatgatgcttcgtGCTTATTTttatgcttgtatcatcatttgcacaattccctcgattttgcttgcaAATATCTTCCACTAATATTCTGCGCAGCCCCCTGTTCCGTTTCAATAATACATTTGACTGTTAGTACGCATGCTTTAAAGACTATTCTGTAGTTGGCTGACACAGGCACACTATTGTTTCACAAAAGAACAAGAATCCAAtgttaatggtttttttttacctttatctTGAAGATTTATCACTTTTTTTCATACATCATCGTCTATTTCAAAGAGTTGGAGAGTTATGAGTTTAATTTTAGACTATTTATAATatcacatacatgacatatgacaaTAACTTGATAAATCAGCATTTATTTCatgtaaatattacttttttactattttgttgtaatagaatttaaaagttttttaaaatcCAATAATTCGAAACATTTTCTAATGTTATCATATGATAATTTTACATTCATAGGGTCATAAAGCTTAAAAGGCCCAAACAGTCCGACTTAATTGGGATTTTTTATTTAAGGACCAGCTGAAGTCCGCATCCggtgcgagattttctcgctgtgttgaagacctattggttgCATTGGACTAATGTTTTAGTTTTTTAAGCTGTAGAATCTATTTTTTGCAGACAGTATTCTATTACACACAGAATGAATCATACATCAGTTTTGGTGTCATTTTCAATGATTAAAAAGGAAAGCAACATATTTACAATCGGTACATGTTATTTTAAAGTTGTTCTAACCAATTGCTGGTTTGTTTTGAATAATAATTATTAagtcttaatttaaaaaatactaCTAGTAAAGTAGTATATATATCTGCATAAATGTACATACAATATTATTCAAGTTTCGGTGTCTTTAACTTTCAACATGCCCCTTATTGTCTGCAACATCTTTATAAAGATAAGTTAGCGTACATGACCTTTTTACTTTGACTTGACCTCTAATTTTATATTCTAACTTTGAATATGGTATTCATTTTAATTAGAACGAAGCTATATGGCTATATAATTTCATTTCAGGTCAAGAAAAAAGTGGGTTTAGCAGCTCTGGCGCTGCTCCTATTGGATGCCCTCCTGGACTTGAATATTTGGCTCAGATGGACGAAGTTTATCTCAATCAGAAAGTTGATTTATTAGAAAgtaagtttaaatatatatatatatacagataattatttgtttcgtttgtttgtttttaaatgtaatatatataagcTAACATGTATATCTTAATAGAAATGTATATATGGTTTCAATCCCGTATTGATAACGATAAGAGGAAGATATGATACATCATAAAAATGTCCTCACTTTATGTTAGGAAATAAATGTGTATTTAAAATGATACGTCTTTGGttttagaaggaatataaattcgTATGGAGTTTGTgtgaatataatattttgttttcaatttaaaggATGCATTCCCCAATAAATTTTCAATTCTCTCACTTCTAAAACAGATCAACTTTACATTATTTATTCACAGTTTTAACAAACACAGCTTTAGAAGTGCCAAACAGATACAGCGTTGAGAATGCTAGCGGACAGAGAGCTTATTTTGCACAAGAAGGTATTAAAATAATATTCTACAACTGTTACAATGATCAGTTCGGGGAAATCGACGTGTTTTATAAAGCTTCACTCTATACAAGCTGTACAGGCAACAACTTCTCTAACGTTTTGTGGCATTATACTCGCCTTGAGATCTAGAAGGTCATAAAACACAAACGGGATTCAAAGCTCGGTGGAGTAAACACCAACAAAGATTTGGAAATTGGAATTTGGCTGCTACTATTTTGCTACAGTGAGACGTATCTTTGCTAGAAAGACCTGTCAAATGCTGAACTggcccaaaaaaaaaaaatccagtcaTATGTTTTCGTCTAGTAAAATCAGGTTTCATATCAATAATTATAGGCGTTGATTGACTGACATGTTTCTGTCCTCATGTTAGTATGTTGGCCTTGAGAGAGCTACTAAAGTCTTACAACACTAATCATTGCTAATTGGGCTCTAAACCCGGTTAAGTCATTATCAAAAATAGACCGGAAAATTTCCATTTGCTGCCTTTGTCTTGCAAGGGTGGCGTGTGTAACTAGAGAGACATGGCATCCTCTAAATTAGCAGATGAAAAGGTTCGTTCATATCGATAACAAACGTTCATCGACATGCTCATGCCCCTAATACGCAAGTTTATCATTGTTGCCACTTTGATTTATGTAGCTACacatgatcatatatatataaatgtatataaaacaacttataCTAGTACTCAACTAAACAAAGATTTCACGTGTAGCGCTTATCAACATTTACACATGACCTAGATGAAGTGCTGTTGATATGGCTGTACATCTATAATTCATAAAAGACACAACTTTTGCTTTTAGACAATATAACCCATACATCTTACAAAAGATGATATCtcaaatattttacttaaaaaaatgcAGCGTTTTGCGTCAACTTCATTCAATGTTTTTTGTGTGGTGTTTTGTTTTGTGTGAATTTGAATGTCGGCTGGTCTGTTCATAGGCCGTCAATCATTCTTTCACTGATATTTGATTTCCCGTTGCCAGTTGGTATCTTCTTTCCTATAAGATTTAAATCCTATTTTTCAGAATCTGAATGTTGTAACAGAATATGCTGTGGACCAAACCGAGGATTTCAAATGCACATTACAATGAACGACGGCAGGGTAAGGAATATACTAGTAATAGCCGACACAATGAAACTTCTATATACATTTAATCATACACTTGTCATAACCACTATAACATCGTTTTTCCCTTTTAGTGATAGAACCAAATGCCATTTAGAACAGATTTTTGAGTTGCGTTTAAGTAACACACCATTGTCACAAACTCCAAAATGATTCTTTATTTACTTACATTTAATACAGTAAGGTTTGTACGAGGAAATATTTCCAGTGCTTGTTTTTTAATTGCAAAATTAGTTCAAACTGACAGAAATTCTACATTATCCATGTTATCAATTACAGCAGAATTTTTCTAAATTTGTATCATGCACAacttattttatagattttattgattttacatTAAGTAAAAAGTTGATGTTTCTTCACAGGAAGTTATAAAATGTGAGAGAGAATTTAAATGTTGTGCAGGGTGTTGTTGGTGTGCAAATGGGGACCATTGTGGATGGGAAATGACCGTCGAAGCTCCACCTGGTAATCTGATTGGATATATTAGACAACAGTAAGTGTATTCCTCCACTGTTTAATCAACAGAATTTTACAATGGTATTTTAATAACTATATATGGTTGTTTCCCCTTTGataaaagatttttaaagttAGACTAATAAAGTCCTCGCTTCGATCAGAATAAGTTGTCACTAGGTATATTATCTGCCTTGTTTAAACCCTATATTTTAGGCTGAATTCGTTCAAATATGAATTCAAGTGCTAATTGCTTTAACAAGGTTAAATAGTTAATTAAACTATAAtagtaagttttcatttgtacaATTCATTCAAATGTATCATTATGTTCTaacttctttattttctttttttttaatcaattttccaTAGACGTTCCTTAAGGGTTCATATGTTCAGTTTAAAGAGTAGGATAATCCATTAGTTCGTTTTTTGTCGATTCTGCACTTTAGAGTTCCCGATACTGTTTGTGTTCAGGATTTGTATGTTAATTTAAGTGTAGGATTAAACATGAGTTAGTTTCATTTTTGACGGTACTTCACTTACGAGTTCCCAATTTGGTATTTGATCAGGGTTAATATGGTCATTTATGACGAGAATAAGAAATGAGTTAGTTTCTGCAATGTTTATCGTGGTTGGGTCTGAGGTAAAGATAACCTCAATTTAATTTCACTACTACAGTCGGAACTCTACAGGAGCGATTTACAAGTTTGACATGTCTAATATTTAATGCAGACAAGTGCTTCGGACAAACGAAATTTTCTTGGTGGTAATTGCATTAACTTGTCAATGATCCTGAGTGTTGACTTTTAGTTCTCGATGTTATCAGCAGCTCAGTAGGAgtgttctcttatatttgttttctgaATTCCCCGttgataaatcaataaataatttaGACGAGGATTCCAACTCCCTTATGCAAAGTGTATCTAAGATATGTTTTGTATTCTTCTTCGATCCATATTGGTCATATGgaacattatatttttatttaacttcCTTGGTGATATTTATTAACTTTCTAATTGTTTATGTCATACTTGTCATATATTCTTGGCTGTCAAACTTTGTGGTTTTGAAATAAACTGTTCGcgttaaatccagaaaagcgcacCGGACGccagaaattatatatatatatatatattgcctgTTACTGATGCCCCTCATGGGGGTGTCcaagtaatcaaataatcacaatgtaataaaataattacaaatgcAGTCcttgattatcaaataatcaaataattacaAATGCAGTCCttatttatcaaataatcaaataattacaAATGCAGTCCTTGTTTATCAAATAATCATGTAGTCcttgattatcaaataatcatgcAGTCcttgattatcaaataatcatgcAGTCCTTGTTTTTTCAAATAATCATGCAGTCcttgattatcaaataatcatgcAGTCcttgattatcaaataatcatgcAGTCCTTGTTTTTTCAAATAATCATGCAGTCcttgattatcaaataatcatgcAGTCCTTGTTTATCAAATAATCATGTAGTCcttgattatcaaataatcatgcAGTCcttgattatcaaataatcatgcAGTCCTTGTTTTTTCAAATAATCATGCAGTCcttgattatcaaataatcatgcAGTCCTTGTTTATCAAATAATCATGTAGTCcttgattatcaaataatcatgcAGTCcttgattatcaaataatcatgcAGTCCTTGTTTTTTCAAATAATCATGCAGTCCTTGTTTTTTCAAATAATCATGCAGTCcttgattatcaaataatcaaataatcatgattgTTTTGTCTGGTAATCGTATAATCCCTATATAAATAGCCAAGTATTTACATCATCAAAAATCACCTGAGGATGCACATTAGTGGTAGAACAACCCCTTTATCCTTGACAAACACCCAAGAATGTTTGATTAATTAAGCTTATTGAATTGATCTTTGATTTCAGGGGTTCCAAATGGAAGATGAATCTAGCACTATACGATGCCAACCGTGTGAAGCTGTATGATATATGGAGTAAATGTTGCCCAATATTCTGTGTTTGCTGTATCGATGACATTAGTTTTTATGTAAG
It contains:
- the LOC139502216 gene encoding phospholipid scramblase 1-like isoform X2, producing the protein MSSAVTSQPGQEKSGFSSSGAAPIGCPPGLEYLAQMDEVYLNQKVDLLEILTNTALEVPNRYSVENASGQRAYFAQEESECCNRICCGPNRGFQMHITMNDGREVIKCEREFKCCAGCCWCANGDHCGWEMTVEAPPGNLIGYIRQQGSKWKMNLALYDANRVKLYDIWSKCCPIFCVCCIDDISFYVHDVKSGNRLSPRIYKKWAGWVRECCTRADLLVCEFPGMDVKEKALFVCACFMIDVMVFEPQKKNNN
- the LOC139502216 gene encoding phospholipid scramblase 1-like isoform X1, with the protein product MSSAVTSQPVLGGARFAGYSSIVGQEKSGFSSSGAAPIGCPPGLEYLAQMDEVYLNQKVDLLEILTNTALEVPNRYSVENASGQRAYFAQEESECCNRICCGPNRGFQMHITMNDGREVIKCEREFKCCAGCCWCANGDHCGWEMTVEAPPGNLIGYIRQQGSKWKMNLALYDANRVKLYDIWSKCCPIFCVCCIDDISFYVHDVKSGNRLSPRIYKKWAGWVRECCTRADLLVCEFPGMDVKEKALFVCACFMIDVMVFEPQKKNNN